In Rhineura floridana isolate rRhiFlo1 chromosome 12, rRhiFlo1.hap2, whole genome shotgun sequence, a single window of DNA contains:
- the LOC133368762 gene encoding uncharacterized protein LOC133368762 encodes MGLCALAIIHQSPTALRVIGAVPGVWAEDHPGGLARLAIPLRIELKDDYTVVNQAQYPIPADARISMHEHLGKLVQLKVLVPTTSAWNTPLLPVIKPSSGPVPLYHPVQDLRLVNQQTKDIVVAVANPYSLIGLIPGGSQWYSVIDLKDAFFTIPLHPDSQAIFAFTWEHPQTGRKRQFTSSRLPQGFKNSPTLFGQQLAKDLQQFQEEVGLVLQYVDDLLLPRRTEQECSTDTVELLRWLQNCGYRASRAKAQICSQEVTYLGFTIKMDTRVLGSSRTQAINCLPRPTNKKELRVFLGMAGYCRIWILDYASMARPLYDLLTGRVPESCPINWTREEIQALERLKQSLTSSPVLGLPDITKPFQLFVDERKGTAVGVLTQQVGTWNRPVAYLSKNMDPVSRGWPGCLRSIAAASLLLTEAVKLTYGQTIEVTASHSIQSLLEVHGPKWMTNSRLVKYRAQLCENPNIIIRDRATLNPATLMPLPGRLIHQCDEIMSTVHSSRPDLKDVPIPGEVILFTDGSSSIINGVRHAGYAVVTEDQILMAKPLPPGTSAQKAELIALIEALKWAEGKKVTIYTDSKYAFLTVQVHGALYRERGFLTAEGKEVAHAPEIRQLLEVIWKPARVAVIHCRAHTGKANPVARGNARADKAAKEAALESLPKTDNIMTISLPSLTQGPQYTQEEIEESQRKKYTLQRGWYVLTDGRIWVPQRLARTAVFHMHNQCHLGKEALRHLIEKTMFIDKLASLCTEASRRCVTCAQSNPRRGPVPEPGQILRGSRPFQVIQVDFTHMPLAGGYKLLLVTVCTFSRWVEAWPVRSEGSKGVVKHLLDDIIPRYGLPRQINSDNGAAFQAEVTEKLSRALGVDWKLHCAWRPQSSGAVERANQTLKLHLRKMCAETKTKWIQMLPVALLHMRSTPGANGLTPYELVYGRPPPLPVAVDTLTLRGEINLKRILRELNRTILEIGQYTEQSPLGLTTPVHGFRPGDTVWVKSYKEDALGKIWEGPFVVLLTTPTALKVEGNPTWIHWSRAKIASPEGWTIANQRDLKMTLRREATPRDATGEASSGLATEGAK; translated from the coding sequence ATGGGTCTGTGTGCACTGGCAATTATTCATCAGTCACCGACAGCCCTCCGTGTCATCGGGGCTGTGCCCGGAGTGTGGGCTGAAGATCACCCTGGAGGGTTGGCCAGACTGGCCATACCCCTTCGGATAGAATTAAAGGATGATTACACCGTAGTTAATCAAGCCCAGTACCCAATTCCAGCAGACGCCCGAATCTCCATGCATGAACATTTGGGGAAATTAGTTCAACTTAAGGTCCTGGTGCCGACCACATCTGCTTGGAATACCCCCTTATTACCTGTAATAAAGCCCAGTTCTGGACCAGTCCCCCTCTATCATCCAGTGCAAGACCTCCGATTGGTAAATCAGCAAACCAAAGATATTGTGGTGGCGGTTGCTAATCCATACTCTCTGATAGGTTTGATCCCTGGAGGAAGTCAGTGGTATTCTGTGATTGATTTGAAAGATGCTTTCTTCACTATCCCCTTACATCCTGATTCTCAAGCAATCTTTGCTTTTACCTGGGAACATCCACAGACTGGTCGGAAAAGACAGTTCACCTCATCACGGTTGCCTCAAGGGTTCAAGAATTCACCCACCCTGTTTGGCCAGCAACTAGCCAAGGACCTTCAGCAATTCCAAGAAGAGGTCGGGTTAGTGCTTCAGTACGTAGATGACCTCCTCCTGCCCCGCCGGACTGAACAAGAATGCTCCACCGACACGGTCGAATTACTCAGATGGCTCCAGAACTGTGGGTACCGTGCTAGTAGGGCCAAAGCTCAAATATGTAGCCAAGAAGTCACCTACTTAGGATTCACGATCAAGATGGATACCCGTGTTTTAGGCAGTAGTAGAACTCAGGCTATTAATTGCCTGCCCCGGCCTACCAACAAGAAGGAGCTCCGTGTATTTTTGGGAATGGCTGGCTACTGTCGTATTTGGATTTTAGATTATGCTTCCATGGCTAGACCATTATACGATCTGTTAACAGGAAGGGTGCCAGAATCTTGTCCCATAAATTGGACAAGAGAAGAAATCCAGGCCTTAGAACGGTTAAAGCAGTCATTAACTAGCTCACCTGTTTTAGGGTTACCAGACATTACTAAACCCTTTCAGCTTTTTGTCGATGAGAGAAAAGGAACCGCTGTGGGAGTTCTCACCCAGCAAGTTGGAACCTGGAACCGACCGGTCGCATATCTCAGCAAAAATATGGATCCTGTTAGCCGAGGATGGCCAGGCTGTCTCCGGAGTATAGCGGCAGCCTCGCTTCTCTTGACAGAAGCTGTCAAACTGACGTACGGCCAAACTATAGAAGTGACTGCATCCCATTCTATCCAATCTTTACTAGAAGTGCATGGGCCTAAATGGATGACCAACTCTCGCTTGGTAAAATATCGAGCCCAGCTATGTGAAAATCCTAACATAATTATAAGGGACCGAGCGACCCTGAATCCGGCTACCCTGATGCCCCTGCCTGGACGATTAATACACCAGTGTGATGAAATTATGTCAACCGTACATTCCAGTCGACCAGATTTGAAGGATGTGCCAATCCCTGGGGAAGTTATATTGTTTACTGATGGAAGCAGCTCTATCATAAATGGAGTCCGGCACGCAGGGTATGCTGTGGTCACTGAAGATCAAATCCTAATGGCTAAACCTCTGCCACCTGGTACGTCTGCCCAGAAAGCTGAACTCATAGCCCTGATTGAAGCCTTGAAGTGGGCTGAAGGGAAAAAGGTTACCATCTACACCGATTCTAAATATGCTTTCTTAACTGTTCAAGTACATGGAGCCCTTTATCGGGAAAGAGGATTTCTGactgcagaaggcaaggaggTGGCACATGCCCCTGAAATTCGCCAATTACTGGAAGTCATTTGGAAGCCTGCACGAGTAGCTGTAATCCATTGTCGAGCCCACACAGGGAAAGCTAACCCTGTGGCTAGAGGGAATGCTAGAGCTGATAAGGCTGCCAAAGAAGCCGCCCTGGAATCCTTACCCAAGACTGACAATATAATGACTATTTCGTTACCCTCTCTGACTCAGGGCCCGCAATATACCCAGGAAGAAATTGAGGAGAGTCAGAGAAAAAAATATACCCTTCAACGGGGCTGGTATGTTCTTACTGATGGCAGGATTTGGGTACCCCAAAGGTTAGCCCGTACGGCCGTTTTCCATATGCACAATCAATGCCACCTAGGAAAAGAGGCACTCCGACACTTAATTGAGAAGACTATGTTTATTGATAAACTTGCTTCCCTGTGCACTGAAGCATCTCGACGATGTGTAACTTGTGCCCAAAGCAATCCCCGAAGAGGACCCGTCCCTGAACCAGGCCAGATTCTCCGGGGAAGTCGCCCGTTTCAAGTGATCCAGGTGGACTTCACCCATATGCCACTAGCCGGGGGCTACAAACTTTTATTAGTGACTGTATGCACCTTTTCCCGATGGGTTGAGGCCTGGCCAGTCCGGTCTGAAGGATCCAAGGGAGTAGTAAAGCATTTACTTGATGACATCATCCCCAGGTACGGGTTGCCCCGACAGATTAACAGTGATAACGGTGCAGCCTTTCAAGCTGAAGTGACGGAAAAACTCAGCAGAGCTCTTGGAGTGGACTGGAAACTCCATTGTGCCTGGAGACCTCAGAGCAGTGGAGCAGTTGAACGGGCCAATCAGACCCTCAAATTGCACCTCAGGAAAATGTGCGCGGAAACAAAGACTAAATGGATTCAGATGCTGCCGGTGGCTTTGCTACACATGAGAAGTACACCTGGAGCTAATGGTCTCACCCCATATGAACTGGTTTACGGGAGGCCACCACCTTTGCCTGTGGCAGTGGATACCCTGACAttaaggggggaaataaacctgAAGCGCATTTTAAGAGAATTAAACCGAACTATTCTAGAGATAGGTCAGTACACAGAACAGAGCCCCTTGGGACTCACCACCCCTGTCCATGGATTCCGCCCCGGAGATACAGTATGGGTCAAAAGTTACAAGGAAGATGCATTGGGAAAAATTTGGGAAGGACCTTTTGTTGTCTTATTAACTACCCCTACTGCCTTAAAGGTCGAAGGAAACCCTACCTGGATCCACTGGAGTCGCGCTAAAATAGCCTCTCCGGAAGGATGGACGATTGCCAACCAGAGAGACCTGAAAATGACCTTGAGAAGGGAGGCCACCCCGCGGGACGCGACAGGAGAAGCCTCCTCGGGACTGGCAACCGAGGGAGCGAAATAG